In Corallococcus caeni, the DNA window CGCAAGAGCCGCCGCTCCGTGAAGTCCGCGCGCACCGACTCGCGGTTGAGCTGCGCCAGCCGCCGTCGCACCGCGTCCGGGTTCGTGAAGTAGCGGTCGTCCGTCCAGAACCGCGACAGCGGGCCCACCGGCTCGTCGCGCTCCGGCAGCCGAGCCTGCGAAAGGCCCAGCAGGTCCCCCACCCCGTCCGTGCCCACCAGCAGCGCGTGCACGTCGTCCGTGGGCAGCAGCGCCCGGGGCACCAGCGGCACGTCCTCGCCGCGCAGCAGCGCGTACGCCAGATACGGCGGCGCGTTGCCCGGGAACGGCCCCAGCGCGTGCACCTGTCCGTTGAGCATCCACACCCCGTCCCCCGACGAGAAGACGAGCGTATGCGCCGGCGTCATCACCGCCCCCACCAGCGTGAAGAGCAGGTCCCCCAGCACGTCCCGCCCCAGCGCGGACGCCAGCCCCTCCATCAGCTCCAGCACGTCCCCGCGCAGCTCCGGAAGGAAGTCCGGCCCGTCCACCGGCTCGCCCCGCGCCAGCCGCGCCTGCGCCGCCTGCGCCAGCCGCCGCACGCCCAGCTGCGCCCCCAATTCGCTGCACGGCTGGCTGCCACACCCGTCCGCCACCACCACCACCAACCCGTGCGCGCTCTCCCGGACGCAGGCGGCGTCCTGGTTGTTGCGTCCCGAGCGCGCGTGCTCCCGGCCCTGCACCGAACCCACCGCGACGTCGAAGGGCAGCGTGGACATGGCTCTCCCGTGGCCCTCGAAGGGCACGCACGACACAGGAACCTGCTGGCGAGTGGACGGCCCCGCGCCGCCCCGACTTCGTGTATCTACGACACAAACATAGTGTCTGAATGACACGAA includes these proteins:
- a CDS encoding protein phosphatase 2C domain-containing protein; amino-acid sequence: MSTLPFDVAVGSVQGREHARSGRNNQDAACVRESAHGLVVVVADGCGSQPCSELGAQLGVRRLAQAAQARLARGEPVDGPDFLPELRGDVLELMEGLASALGRDVLGDLLFTLVGAVMTPAHTLVFSSGDGVWMLNGQVHALGPFPGNAPPYLAYALLRGEDVPLVPRALLPTDDVHALLVGTDGVGDLLGLSQARLPERDEPVGPLSRFWTDDRYFTNPDAVRRRLAQLNRESVRADFTERRLLRAPGLLTDDTTLVVLRRRMGRA